The Nerophis lumbriciformis linkage group LG04, RoL_Nlum_v2.1, whole genome shotgun sequence genome contains the following window.
GATGGTTGTTGAAAtaagtggttgttgacataagtggttgttgacataaCTAAGTGTtgacataagtggttgttgacACAAAAGGTTGTTGACATAAGGTGTTGTTGACATACGTGGTTGTTGAAAtaagtggttgttgacataaataagtgttgacataagtggttgttgacataagtggttgtcgacataaatggATGGTTGTTGAAataagtggttgtcgacataagtcgTTGTTGACATAAGTGATTGTCGACACAAAAGGTTGTtgacataagtggttgttgacataagtggttgtcgacataaatggATGGTTGTTGAAataagtggttgtcgacataagtcgTTGACATAAGTGATTGTCGACACAAGAGGTTGTTGACATAAGGTGTTGTTGCCATacgtggttgtcgacataagtcgTTGTTGACAAAAGTGATTGTCGACACAAAAGGTTGTTGGCATAAGGTGTTATTGACATacgtggttgtcgacataagtggttgttgacataaggTGTTGTTGACATAAGTGATTGTCGACACAAAAGGTTGTTGACATAAGGTGTTGTTGACAAAAGTGATTGTCGACACAAAAGGTTGTTGACATAAGGTGTTGTTGACATacgtggttgtcgacataagtggttgttgacataaggTGTTGTTGACATAAGTCGTTGGAACAGGAAGTCGGCAGAAAAGAAGGACAACATACGGGAGTTTCCAGGTGAAAACGGGAGGGATGACCGGTATGCAAAATGACCGACCATGAACGTCGACTCGAGCGGGCATTTTTAAGTAATAATAAGAAGACGGTGACTCAGGACTTGATGAGTGGGTCAACATGGACGGGTTGTCGACCTAAACGGGTCCCCACTGTATGCAGGAAAGAAAGCCACAGTGCACAGCAGAGCAGTGAGAATCCAAACTAGAccccacacacacaaaaacacacacacaggtgggACTAAACAAAACTGCAGTTTGTGTGTACCTATGTGTACTTCTACTTATTCACAAGTGGATCAACTTTGCGTCCGATTGTTACTCGTGTTACACTTTGGTGACCATGATTTGGCGAGCAAGACGGGAGTCCGAGCTGGAGCGCCTTTCACGCAGAGAAAGCAGACCGCAAACAGAAGACCAGGCTGAGCCTCTGACACAGGAGCCAGGTAGCATGAAGCATCAAACACTCACCGCACCAGCGGAGTAATAAGTGTCATTTCCTGGAACATTTCCAGGTTGATTTTACTGCCTCGTTGCGGAACAGGCAGAAAAATGATGGTGtgaaaggaacaagtgattagtgCCCGAAACTGGCACCTGAAGTTTTCTCTCCCAGAGGCCCCGAATAAATCAAATTATTATCAATTTTGCTACCTGTCGCCAAATCATTAAGCCACCAGTAGATATGTCACCTCGGACCATGGCGCCACCTACGGGTTGTGGTCTAAAAGCTAAAATCCTCAAACTTGTACAAATATTGGAAAAATGGTCAAGGACTTACGAACAATTAGTTGCCAAGTCCTGCCTGTGCCCCGGCAAGGAAGCTTGATGGCGGCCACATTTTTCCACGAGCCAAACTCAAATTTAACATGAGTGCATTTCAGCCCCTTTAAGGAGTGTACCAAATTCCATGGTCAGTCATTTGAATTTCTGCTTGACCAATAAAACGCGGGCTGAAGCTTTTGAGGGTTTCTTACTTCCCAGCATCCTGCAATGCACCGATACATTTACCAGGACGCCGCTTCTCTTTGGACCTAAATGGACAGAGTCTGGATTCCTGACCAATGTCATTGTGTCCTACTGTGGACTATTGCTGCCATTAAAAGAACAAATCCAGCAGTGGCCTCAGACTTTAGCACAGTATTGGAAGATGCCTCACATGTATTGCTCTTTTGATCAACCAGTAGAAGTAATCATAGGTTTTTTAACCTCTCCTTGAGTCAAGTTTCTACCTCTGTTTCCTTGCTCGCTCCAACAACCATTGACAGGTATGCCAATGCATGTCGAGTCACATAAACCCGGACAATCATATCCTAGCGTGGATGCAAACACCATGAAGTTGTCCACAGGAGAATGGTTGTTTGTACCATCATGGTCAGCCGGCACAAGCTACATCTTTGctgctgtttttatttttgtatgtttacatgttaGCCGGCAGTTGATGCCTCAACCCTTCGGAGTCTTTTCTGGCTCGTGACTGCTGAGGTTCCCTTTTAGCCCCTTTTGGCGAGGTGTTGGTAGATGGGGTGGCAGTGTGGGTGGCTTGCGCGACGGTAGAAGCCTGCATGGCCTTAGCCAGGGAGGAGGGCGCATTGGTTTTGGAGGGATGGGTAAGGGCAGCGTTTGGGGTTATGATTTGTTTCGGGAGGTGGGCGGATGCTGTAGCACAGTCAGTCGGTGTTGTGGTGTTCTTCACAGAGCTCGGGGATGATTTTGTGGGACGAACAAACGTGGACGTGGTGCTCGGGGTAAGGGTTTGCTTTACCGGATGGACGGTGAATCTGACTTTGGTGGGGGAGTTGGTGCTCGCAGGTGGAGGAGTGAGGGAAGGTTTGGGGATTTGGCTCGGGGTTGGAGTCCTGGCCGCATTTAAGACTGAAGGCTGAAGACAAGAAGTTGGACTTGAGGATTTGCTCAGGGAAGGGTTGGAGGTTGGCATAAAAGGTGGGGCCAATGTCTCAATGGGAGTTTGTCTGGGTGTGAGAGTTGGTGACGGGACTGGGGTTGGTGCAAGGCTGGTCCCGGACAATGGTGACGCGGCAGGCGGTGTGTTGGAAGCTTTAACTTGTGCGCTTTGTGGGGGTGTAGTGGAGACTGCTGAAGATGGAGGCGAGGAGCTCAGAGAGGACTTGGCTCCAAATGTTTGAGGTAAGGGAACTGGAGTTGAGACACAGGAGGGGGGAGGAGTGGAGGACGGCGACGGGGATGATGAGCGAGGAGAAGGGGTAGCGAACGGTTTGGGGCGCGGTGTCGAAGACAATGGGGTTGTTACTGTCAGGGGAGAGGTGGAGCAAGAAGGTGGTGATGAGGAGCGAGACGGTGGCTTTGGTTGGGGAGTCTGCGAGTTCATCGGGTTAGAAGATGGTGGTGTGGGCACTGGTGAGGGGGTGGCAGGGGCCGAAGGCATTTGTGGAGCTGTGAAGGTGGGCATGGGGGTAACATGAGGGAAGCACTGTGTGTACATAGTAGGCTGAATGGGGGCTGGGGCCTGTTGCTGTATTTGGGCCATATTTCCTACAAGTGGCACTGCAGGATTGGAGGTGAGTATTCCCGCACTTCCGCCTCGGGCTAACTGCCCCACCAGGAAAGGAGCTGTGAGCAAATTTCCACCTGAGGCCTTCCGGTGGAGAGGGGGATGAGGTTGCACGCCAGCCCAAGAGCGGTGAGGCAGAGTGGGCTGTGAGGCAGACAGCAGTCTGGCCTCCTGGGTGAGCCTGCCCAATGCTGGTAGACCCTGACAGCTGTTACCGCCATGCCGCATAAGTGCTTCTTTTGCTCCCTGTTGGCTGATCACATGAGCGTTGCTATCTGGGCCACCTGGGGAAGCGGGGGGGTTGTAGGTCTGAATCTTGTTTAAGAGTGGGTTTGATGTTCCTCCTCCTGTTGGGGTTGTGACAGATCCAGCAAGTGCTGGAAGATGATCAGCCTGGAGGCGTAGATTGTAGTGAAGAGTCCTTCCTTGTTGGAGAGACGTTGGCATAGAAGGCGCCGGAGCGGGGGTTGTCTTGGCCACCGGTGGGGGGATAAACCCACCTGGtgggccgatggtggaaggagaGGCAGGGAATCCTGCTCTTGGAGACAAACCTCCCATCCCGCTCATTGCCATCATTCCAATGAGGGAGCTGACTGATGGGCGAAGGGGTTGCAAGATGGGGGCACGAGGAGGCGAGAGCgggaaggaggaggagggggaagGTGATATAAGAGGAGAGGGCAGGAAGAAAGTGCCCGCCAGTGCGTGCTGTTGCTGCAATTGCTGTAGCTGCTGCTGCTGGTGCATGAGGGCGATGGCCACGTTACTTGTGGCAGCCGCTGTCTGCAGGGGGGCATGAACCAGCGGTGCCCAGATGAGGGGACGGGGTCTGGGAGACATGGTGCCACTTCTTCCAATGGCGGTGCTTCTTCCTGCCGCGGCCGCTGCGATGGCGTCCTGCATGGCCGGCATGCTGTCGTGTTTGACAATCTGCTGCACCAGTAAGCTGTCACAGGAGCCCAGACTGCCTGCTGCCAGACCCACACCTGCCCCTGGACCTCCTGCACCCCGACCCCCTCCACGGCCCATACTGCCCCCGAGTGAACCACCTTGAGATGACTTCCTCAGGAGCACTGAGTTTTTCCTTCCTGTTGAGGAGCAAAGAAGATACAAACTAATTAAAGTAGGTCTGATAAAAAATATGGCCGC
Protein-coding sequences here:
- the LOC133604760 gene encoding uncharacterized protein, with product MDASSCGTGGDSAPRRQGGRSKGSLPSPGCRLSQASLEGDKTSLVGDGGSGGRGRRLSVLSSPARDGLAFRTAGTPTAPVPLPPRSVGFATSRAAPASTSSSAGMMVVATGPETTTTTAAGTPETVLGGLGLGLDGEDYSSSNQSTFIQRQFGAMLQPGVNKFSLRMFGSHKAVALEQERLKSAGAWIIHPYSDFRFYWDLLMLLLMVGNLIVLPVGITFFRDENTASWIIFNVLSDTLFMVDLVLNFRTGIIKEDNTEILLDPRAIRHKYLKSWFLVDFVSSIPVDYIFLMVDSLDSEVYRTARALRIVRFTKILSLLRLLRLSRLIRYIHQWEEIFHMTYDLASAMVRIVNLIGMMLLLCHWDGCLQFLVPMLQDFPPDCWVSKNLMVNDTWGIQYSYALFKAMSHMLCIGYGAQAPEGMNDVWLTMLSMIVGATCYAMFIGHATALIQSLDSSRRQYQEKYKQVEQYMSFHKLPADVRQKIHEYYEHRFQGKMFDEENILGELSEPLKEEIVSFNCRSLVANMPLFANADPNFVTAVLTKLRFEVFQPADFIIREGTVGRKMYFIQHGRVGVLTRGNKETKLSDGSYFGEICLLTRGRRTASVRADTYCRLYSLSVDSFNEVLEEHPMMRRAFETVAVDRLDRIGRKNSVLLRKSSQGGSLGGSMGRGGGRGAGGPGAGVGLAAGSLGSCDSLLVQQIVKHDSMPAMQDAIAAAAAGRSTAIGRSGTMSPRPRPLIWAPLVHAPLQTAAATSNVAIALMHQQQQLQQLQQQHALAGTFFLPSPLISPSPSSSFPLSPPRAPILQPLRPSVSSLIGMMAMSGMGGLSPRAGFPASPSTIGPPGGFIPPPVAKTTPAPAPSMPTSLQQGRTLHYNLRLQADHLPALAGSVTTPTGGGTSNPLLNKIQTYNPPASPGGPDSNAHVISQQGAKEALMRHGGNSCQGLPALGRLTQEARLLSASQPTLPHRSWAGVQPHPPLHRKASGGNLLTAPFLVGQLARGGSAGILTSNPAVPLVGNMAQIQQQAPAPIQPTMYTQCFPHVTPMPTFTAPQMPSAPATPSPVPTPPSSNPMNSQTPQPKPPSRSSSPPSCSTSPLTVTTPLSSTPRPKPFATPSPRSSSPSPSSTPPPSCVSTPVPLPQTFGAKSSLSSSPPSSAVSTTPPQSAQVKASNTPPAASPLSGTSLAPTPVPSPTLTPRQTPIETLAPPFMPTSNPSLSKSSSPTSCLQPSVLNAARTPTPSQIPKPSLTPPPASTNSPTKVRFTVHPVKQTLTPSTTSTFVRPTKSSPSSVKNTTTPTDCATASAHLPKQIITPNAALTHPSKTNAPSSLAKAMQASTVAQATHTATPSTNTSPKGAKREPQQSRARKDSEGLRHQLPANM